From the Kribbella sp. CA-293567 genome, the window CGAGGAAGCGGCCGGGAACGTGATCGAGGACGGCCCGCGGCACTTCCTGCTCTCCGCGGCCGAACTGCAGCGCCAGGAGTACGCCGGGGCGATCCGCGAACTCCGCCAGGTCCCCGAGGACGGTCATCTCGGCACCGAGGCGATGCTGCGGCTCGGGATGGCGCTGGCGATCACCGAGCAGTGGAGCGAGGCCGAGACCACCCTGCGCCGGGCCGCCATCCAGGAGGTCAACCACCTGGTCCAGCTGGACGCGGAGTACTACCTGGGCTTCGTGTACCGCGCGACCGGCCGCGAGAAGAACGCGCTGGGCCAGTTCTCCTGGGTCTACGAGCGCAACAACGCGCATCGTCAGGTCGCCGAGGCGCTCGCCAACTCCGATCTCCTGCTCGCCACCTCGCCGCCGCAGACCGTCGAGGAACCGGCGACCTCAGCGCCGGTACGCCGTACCGGAACCGCCAAGCCGGCCGGCCGTCAGCCGGACTGGGGAGCGGTTCAGAGCATCCTGGACGAACTCGACCGCAACGTCGGGATGGCCGAGGTCAAGCGGCAGGTCTCCGCGGTCGCCGCCCAGGTGCGGGCCGGGCTGATCCGGGCCGAACGCGGGCTGCCGACGCCACGTCTCGGCGGCCACCTGATCTTCGCGGGCCCGCCCGGCACCGGCAAGACGACGGTCGCTCGCGTGGTGGCCCGGCTGTACTACGCGCTGGGGTTGCTGTCCGGCGACCGGATGATCGAGACCGATCGCTCGGGCCTGGTCGGCGAGTACATCGGCCACACCGCGGTGAAGACGAACGAGGTGGTCGACTCCGCGCTCGACGGAGTGCTGTTCATCGACGAGGCGTACGCGCTGCGCAAGAAGGACACCCGCAACGACTTCGGCACCGAGGCGATCGACACGCTGCTGAAGCGGATGGAGGACGACCGCGACCGGCTGGTGGTGATCGTCGCCGGGTACTCCGAGCCGATGGCGGAGTTCCTCGAGTCGAACCCCGGTCTGCGCAGCCGTTTCTCCACCCGGGTCGACTTCCCTCGCTACACCGCCGACCAGTTGCGGGAGATCGCGCTGCGCCTGGTCCGCAGTCACGGCGACCGGCTCACCGACGAGGCCCTCGCCGTCCTGACCGCCGTCCTCGAGCAGGTCACCGCCAACGGCCGGATCGACGAGCTCGGCAACGCCCGGTTCATCCGCACCATCCTCGAGAGCGCCGCCAAGCACCGCGACCTGCGGAT encodes:
- a CDS encoding AAA family ATPase, with translation MAEQSVGLLARRRARGLWVRGAKQLGFGRTGEQGGTPDKPAALESFTRALELDPGMTDAWLGFHAAGGDQATALAKLISGLDRFGEERDADHRRLNSSFQAGWWFTNPLETTDHVWHAEAFRLLTDGDADAAEEAAGNVIEDGPRHFLLSAAELQRQEYAGAIRELRQVPEDGHLGTEAMLRLGMALAITEQWSEAETTLRRAAIQEVNHLVQLDAEYYLGFVYRATGREKNALGQFSWVYERNNAHRQVAEALANSDLLLATSPPQTVEEPATSAPVRRTGTAKPAGRQPDWGAVQSILDELDRNVGMAEVKRQVSAVAAQVRAGLIRAERGLPTPRLGGHLIFAGPPGTGKTTVARVVARLYYALGLLSGDRMIETDRSGLVGEYIGHTAVKTNEVVDSALDGVLFIDEAYALRKKDTRNDFGTEAIDTLLKRMEDDRDRLVVIVAGYSEPMAEFLESNPGLRSRFSTRVDFPRYTADQLREIALRLVRSHGDRLTDEALAVLTAVLEQVTANGRIDELGNARFIRTILESAAKHRDLRIFNSPGIPTDEALTTLDGPDLEAAVAEILSF